From the Patescibacteria group bacterium genome, one window contains:
- the rplP gene encoding 50S ribosomal protein L16: MLTPKKVKHRKWMKGRSKGLANRGTELSFGSYGLKSQGTQWIPSRQIEAARRAIIRYLRKGGKMWIRIFPDKPITRKGAETPMGGGKGGVDHYVFPIKPGRIIFEIEGITEDMAREALRKAAAKLSVKTSVVTREKS, encoded by the coding sequence ATGTTGACACCAAAGAAGGTAAAACACAGAAAGTGGATGAAAGGACGAAGCAAAGGGTTGGCAAACCGAGGTACCGAACTTTCCTTTGGCAGCTATGGTTTGAAATCCCAGGGAACCCAGTGGATACCCTCTCGTCAAATAGAGGCTGCACGGCGAGCAATCATTAGGTACCTGCGCAAGGGAGGAAAGATGTGGATTCGCATTTTCCCAGACAAGCCCATCACAAGAAAAGGAGCCGAAACCCCCATGGGAGGCGGCAAGGGAGGTGTGGATCACTATGTTTTTCCTATAAAGCCTGGCAGGATTATCTTTGAGATTGAAGGTATTACAGAAGACATGGCAAGGGAGGCGCTGCGCAAGGCCGCAGCAAAGCTGTCTGTTAAGACAAGTGTTGTCACAAGGGAGAAATCATGA
- a CDS encoding 50S ribosomal protein L18, translated as MVKITAKERRKARHRRIRTRIQGTKERPRLVVSRSNQHLYAQLVDDETGNVLAAVSDLKAKGKMSGVKLAKSVGKAIAKKAQGQGVSKAVFDRGGYKYHGSVKALAEGAREGGLQF; from the coding sequence ATGGTAAAGATTACAGCAAAGGAGCGGAGAAAAGCCCGGCATCGTCGCATCAGGACGAGGATACAGGGAACAAAAGAGCGTCCCCGGCTTGTGGTTTCTCGTTCCAATCAGCATCTGTATGCCCAGTTGGTGGATGATGAAACGGGAAATGTGCTCGCTGCGGTTTCTGATTTGAAAGCCAAGGGAAAAATGTCAGGAGTGAAGCTTGCCAAGTCAGTAGGAAAGGCCATAGCTAAGAAAGCTCAAGGCCAAGGAGTTTCAAAGGCGGTGTTTGATCGGGGAGGGTATAAGTATCACGGAAGCGTTAAAGCATTGGCGGAAGGTGCAAGAGAAGGAGGATTACAATTTTAG
- the rpsH gene encoding 30S ribosomal protein S8, with product MVDPIADMINRIKNAQAVKKETVEVPFSKIRFEIGKILERTGFLKKVELKTKRSKRPIELTLQYKEGMPVISDVKRISKPGKRMYATASQLTKIARRRGIVIVSTSKGLMTAGEARAQGLGGELLCEIL from the coding sequence ATGGTAGACCCTATAGCAGACATGATTAATAGAATAAAGAATGCTCAAGCTGTCAAAAAGGAAACGGTTGAGGTTCCCTTTTCTAAGATCCGTTTTGAGATTGGAAAGATTTTGGAGCGCACAGGCTTTTTGAAAAAAGTGGAGTTAAAGACCAAAAGAAGCAAGCGGCCTATTGAACTGACCCTGCAATACAAAGAGGGGATGCCGGTAATCTCTGACGTGAAGCGTATATCAAAACCAGGGAAGCGCATGTATGCGACAGCGTCCCAACTCACAAAGATTGCACGCAGGAGAGGTATTGTTATCGTTTCTACCTCCAAGGGATTGATGACCGCGGGGGAAGCACGGGCGCAAGGTCTCGGAGGAGAATTACTTTGTGAAATATTATGA
- the rplN gene encoding 50S ribosomal protein L14, which produces MIQPQTNLKVADNTGAKLIQCFRVLGGTRRRYAEIGDVIVAAVKEAEPRRQVKKHDVVKAVVVRQRKPYRRSDGSYISFDENAAVILEKDKEPMGGRMFGPFPREIRERGYTKIAALAPELI; this is translated from the coding sequence ATGATTCAACCGCAGACAAATTTAAAAGTAGCTGACAATACGGGAGCAAAGCTCATCCAGTGTTTTCGTGTGTTGGGTGGTACCAGGAGACGGTATGCTGAAATTGGCGATGTCATCGTGGCAGCGGTCAAGGAAGCTGAACCTCGGCGCCAGGTGAAAAAGCACGACGTGGTAAAGGCAGTTGTGGTGAGACAGAGAAAGCCCTATCGGAGAAGTGACGGCTCCTATATCTCTTTTGACGAGAACGCAGCAGTGATTTTGGAAAAAGACAAGGAACCAATGGGAGGAAGAATGTTTGGTCCTTTTCCCCGGGAGATTCGAGAAAGGGGATACACGAAGATAGCAGCATTAGCCCCAGAACTCATATAG
- the rplB gene encoding 50S ribosomal protein L2: protein MPKVSKKRPEKALLRYLSKSGGRNNRGRITVWHRGGGVKRLYRVVDFAQGHLNMPGKVVAIEYDPNRNARLALLEYENGERSYVLAPHELKEGDEIVTKDKTEIRTGNRMRIGNIPVGTMVYNVELSPDRGGKLVRGAGAAAQVLSHDAGYTHLALPSTEVRRIPSKSFASVGMVSNPEYRYQKVKNAGSNRLKGKRPKVRGTAMNPVDHPHGGGEGRTGRGMKHPKTPWGKPALGVKTRKKKWSDKLIVQRRKKKKRKK from the coding sequence ATGCCAAAGGTTTCAAAGAAACGACCAGAAAAAGCATTGCTGAGGTATCTTAGTAAAAGTGGAGGGAGGAACAACAGGGGCAGGATCACCGTGTGGCACAGAGGAGGAGGGGTAAAACGTCTCTATCGTGTAGTTGACTTTGCACAGGGGCATCTTAACATGCCCGGCAAAGTTGTTGCCATTGAATACGATCCCAACCGCAATGCGCGACTTGCCTTGCTGGAGTATGAAAATGGGGAGCGCTCTTACGTCTTGGCTCCGCATGAGCTCAAAGAGGGTGACGAGATTGTGACAAAAGACAAGACTGAGATACGAACCGGAAATAGAATGCGCATTGGCAATATTCCCGTTGGAACCATGGTGTACAATGTGGAGTTAAGCCCTGACCGAGGCGGAAAGCTTGTGCGTGGAGCGGGGGCCGCAGCTCAGGTACTTTCGCATGATGCAGGGTATACCCACTTGGCACTGCCATCCACGGAAGTAAGGAGGATTCCTTCAAAAAGTTTTGCTTCAGTGGGTATGGTTTCCAATCCAGAATACCGATACCAAAAGGTAAAAAATGCAGGCTCAAACCGCCTGAAAGGAAAACGCCCCAAGGTTAGAGGAACCGCGATGAACCCTGTGGATCATCCCCACGGGGGAGGTGAGGGAAGGACCGGAAGGGGAATGAAGCATCCCAAAACCCCCTGGGGAAAGCCTGCCTTGGGAGTGAAAACCAGAAAGAAGAAATGGTCAGACAAGCTTATTGTACAGCGGAGGAAAAAGAAAAAGCGAAAGAAATAA
- a CDS encoding uL15 family ribosomal protein has product MQMHTLTPKHKRPQKRRIGRGGKRGTYSGRGMKGQKARAGNRPAPVVRELLKRYPKLKGYRRVKRQRKPQSVSLAVIEKKFSKDEVVSPKALVAKGLIKQQKSGTPKVKIVGLGKLKSVLTIQGCILSAGAKKAIEKSGGKIT; this is encoded by the coding sequence ATGCAGATGCACACACTTACGCCAAAACACAAGAGACCTCAAAAAAGGCGCATTGGCAGGGGCGGCAAGCGCGGTACCTATTCTGGCAGGGGCATGAAAGGGCAGAAGGCAAGAGCGGGAAACCGGCCAGCACCCGTTGTCAGAGAACTATTAAAGCGCTATCCTAAACTCAAGGGATACCGCAGAGTAAAGCGGCAGAGAAAACCCCAGTCGGTTTCTTTGGCTGTTATTGAAAAGAAGTTTTCAAAAGATGAGGTGGTTTCCCCAAAGGCCCTGGTTGCAAAAGGGCTGATTAAGCAACAAAAGAGCGGTACCCCAAAAGTAAAGATTGTGGGATTGGGCAAACTCAAGAGCGTGCTCACAATCCAAGGCTGCATCCTTTCTGCTGGCGCAAAAAAAGCCATTGAAAAGAGTGGTGGGAAAATCACATGA
- the rplD gene encoding 50S ribosomal protein L4: protein MKQALLNTKGEKAGELELSDKIFGVAWNPDLVHQVVIIQQGNKRQASAKVKDRGEVRGGGKKPWRQKGTGRARHGSTRSPLWRGGGVTHGPTSERNYKRKLNTKMRKKALFSALSEKLRESKVFLLDSFGIENAKTKELIAALHNLPLNEKSTLLVLPAMEQKVILASRNIPYLSTVQARELNVLDVMNATNVILPKESLKILEETFGN from the coding sequence ATGAAACAGGCATTGCTAAACACAAAAGGAGAAAAAGCAGGTGAGCTGGAATTGTCAGACAAGATTTTTGGGGTTGCCTGGAATCCTGACTTGGTGCACCAGGTAGTCATCATTCAGCAGGGGAACAAAAGACAAGCTTCAGCTAAGGTAAAAGACCGGGGTGAAGTGCGAGGAGGCGGAAAGAAGCCTTGGCGACAAAAAGGTACAGGAAGAGCAAGACACGGGTCCACTCGTTCTCCCCTCTGGAGGGGGGGGGGAGTTACCCATGGCCCCACCAGCGAGCGCAACTACAAAAGAAAACTCAACACCAAGATGCGAAAGAAGGCCTTGTTTTCGGCCCTGTCAGAAAAGCTCCGAGAGAGCAAGGTTTTCTTACTCGATTCTTTCGGTATTGAGAACGCCAAGACCAAGGAGCTGATAGCGGCACTGCATAACCTTCCCCTAAACGAAAAAAGCACCTTGTTGGTGTTACCAGCAATGGAGCAAAAGGTGATTCTTGCTTCACGCAACATTCCGTACTTGAGTACGGTGCAGGCGCGAGAGTTAAACGTTTTGGACGTCATGAATGCAACGAATGTCATCTTGCCCAAGGAATCATTGAAAATACTAGAGGAAACGTTTGGGAATTAA
- the rpmC gene encoding 50S ribosomal protein L29 → MKLVELRKKTETELLDMNRNLKEKGRDLRFQLAAGKVKNVREIRLTKKSIAQVQTILQEKKR, encoded by the coding sequence ATGAAATTGGTTGAGCTGAGAAAAAAGACCGAAACGGAGCTGCTGGATATGAACAGGAACCTGAAAGAAAAGGGACGGGATCTTCGCTTTCAGTTGGCAGCAGGCAAGGTAAAGAATGTGCGGGAAATCCGTTTGACCAAAAAGAGCATAGCCCAGGTACAAACGATATTACAAGAAAAGAAACGCTAA
- a CDS encoding SDR family oxidoreductase yields the protein MKLENKTALITGGSQGIGKAIAGRFIREGAKAIVFDVKKPDYEAEFYQVDIREEEQIKAAFEQIKSLDILVNNAGVYFEEAVESTTKKQLDDIVDTNIKGTYLMCTYGIPLIKNSKGTIINISSGLGLVPDPAAPAYCATKAAITMLTKCMAQEYAAEGVRINAILPGPIDTPMLRSVFASEKEFDDYAKSNPLGKIGKVEDVANVAAFLASDEASYVTGSLYTVDGGESSSSLHSK from the coding sequence CGCAAGGAATTGGTAAGGCTATTGCTGGGAGGTTTATTAGGGAAGGTGCAAAGGCCATAGTTTTTGATGTTAAAAAGCCAGACTACGAGGCAGAATTTTATCAAGTCGATATACGAGAAGAAGAACAAATCAAAGCAGCTTTTGAACAAATCAAAAGTCTAGATATTCTCGTCAATAATGCTGGCGTTTACTTTGAGGAGGCGGTAGAGAGCACAACAAAGAAGCAGTTGGATGACATTGTTGATACCAACATTAAGGGGACGTATTTGATGTGCACGTATGGGATTCCGCTGATTAAGAATAGTAAGGGTACTATCATTAACATCTCTTCTGGGCTTGGGTTAGTCCCCGACCCAGCTGCTCCTGCATATTGTGCAACGAAAGCCGCTATAACCATGCTCACAAAATGCATGGCACAGGAGTATGCTGCAGAAGGAGTAAGGATAAATGCAATTCTGCCTGGTCCAATTGATACACCGATGTTGAGGAGTGTCTTTGCTTCTGAGAAAGAATTTGATGACTATGCGAAATCGAATCCACTAGGGAAAATTGGGAAAGTAGAGGATGTTGCAAATGTTGCAGCTTTTTTGGCATCAGACGAAGCAAGCTACGTAACTGGAAGTTTGTATACGGTTGATGGAGGAGAGTCTTCATCAAGCCTGCACTCTAAATAA
- the rplC gene encoding 50S ribosomal protein L3, whose product MKAIVGRKLGMTQIFKEDKVIPVTVIEAGPVSVLRKLTKEKDGYDAVQVGFQPKKKGYKAVKEIKGSQLEVGDQMTVSVFEEGDKVKISGISKGKGFQGGVKRHGFHGRKATHGVKHEERTIGSVGSMFPQRVIKGRRMPGRMGAEKITTKNLQVVQVDAEKNLLSVKGAVPGRPGTLLFIQG is encoded by the coding sequence ATGAAGGCAATAGTAGGAAGAAAACTGGGTATGACCCAGATATTTAAAGAGGACAAAGTCATTCCGGTGACCGTTATTGAAGCTGGCCCTGTTTCTGTTTTGCGAAAACTGACCAAAGAAAAGGATGGGTATGACGCAGTGCAGGTTGGGTTTCAGCCAAAAAAGAAGGGATACAAGGCAGTGAAAGAGATTAAAGGAAGCCAACTTGAAGTTGGGGACCAAATGACCGTTTCTGTGTTTGAGGAAGGAGATAAGGTGAAAATCTCTGGTATTTCTAAGGGAAAGGGATTTCAAGGAGGTGTGAAGCGCCACGGATTTCACGGAAGAAAGGCCACCCACGGAGTAAAGCATGAGGAACGAACCATTGGGTCTGTTGGAAGCATGTTTCCCCAGAGAGTTATTAAAGGAAGACGCATGCCAGGGCGGATGGGAGCGGAAAAGATAACAACCAAAAACCTTCAGGTGGTGCAGGTTGATGCAGAAAAGAATCTGCTTTCTGTGAAAGGAGCTGTTCCCGGAAGACCGGGTACACTCCTTTTTATTCAAGGATAA
- the rplF gene encoding 50S ribosomal protein L6, producing MSRIGKKPIEIPSGVEVILENHTAKVKGAKGELNYALHPDVAVKMEDSQIVVSLNAGLSKKRANQAKSLWGLTRTLLFNMIWGVSEGYQKKLEIEGTGYRAAVEGDSLNLSLGFSHAVNLKIPEGLSCEVQKNVIIVSGISKERVGEFAAHIRRLRPVEPYKGKGIRYEGEVVRRKVGKKAAGVTGAA from the coding sequence ATGAGCAGGATAGGAAAAAAACCAATTGAAATACCGTCTGGAGTTGAGGTTATTTTAGAAAACCACACAGCTAAGGTGAAAGGCGCTAAAGGAGAGCTTAACTATGCTTTGCATCCAGACGTTGCAGTGAAAATGGAGGATAGCCAGATTGTAGTTTCCCTGAATGCCGGGCTTTCAAAAAAGCGTGCAAACCAAGCAAAGAGCCTGTGGGGATTGACTCGGACACTTCTTTTTAACATGATATGGGGCGTATCTGAAGGATACCAAAAGAAACTTGAGATAGAAGGAACTGGATATAGGGCTGCTGTAGAGGGTGACTCTCTAAACCTTTCTCTTGGTTTTTCCCACGCGGTAAACTTAAAGATTCCAGAAGGGCTTTCTTGCGAAGTTCAAAAGAACGTCATTATTGTTTCTGGCATCAGCAAAGAACGGGTGGGTGAATTTGCCGCCCACATTCGAAGATTGCGTCCCGTGGAGCCATACAAGGGTAAGGGCATTAGATACGAAGGCGAGGTTGTGCGCAGAAAAGTAGGAAAGAAGGCAGCCGGTGTAACCGGAGCCGCATAA
- the rplE gene encoding 50S ribosomal protein L5 yields MENMKRRYEKVVIPEMVKRFGYKNVMAAPRIEKVVLNSSFGKLASAKTSEEAGKIGKAIAEDMGQIAGQKPVQTRAKKSIATFKLRQGAPIGVKVTLRGQRMYDFLGRLVHVVLPRSRDFQGLKTSFVDNHGNLSIGITEHLFFPEISLEKSKIPFSLEVTIPTTAKTKEEGLELFKLLGFPMQTE; encoded by the coding sequence ATGGAAAACATGAAAAGGCGATACGAAAAAGTAGTAATTCCCGAAATGGTAAAACGCTTCGGATACAAAAATGTTATGGCAGCTCCGCGTATTGAAAAGGTGGTGCTCAATTCTTCTTTTGGGAAGCTGGCTTCTGCAAAGACCAGTGAGGAGGCAGGGAAGATTGGAAAAGCCATTGCAGAGGATATGGGCCAGATTGCAGGACAAAAGCCCGTACAGACCCGCGCCAAAAAATCCATTGCAACCTTCAAGCTGAGACAAGGAGCTCCCATTGGGGTGAAAGTAACTTTACGGGGGCAAAGGATGTATGATTTTCTAGGCCGGCTCGTTCACGTTGTACTGCCGCGCTCCCGCGACTTTCAGGGGTTAAAGACCTCCTTTGTCGATAACCATGGCAATTTGAGCATTGGCATTACAGAGCATTTGTTTTTTCCCGAGATTTCCCTGGAAAAGTCAAAGATTCCCTTTAGCCTGGAGGTTACAATCCCTACGACGGCAAAGACCAAAGAGGAAGGGCTGGAATTATTCAAGTTGTTAGGATTCCCAATGCAAACGGAATGA
- a CDS encoding 50S ribosomal protein L24: protein MKLKKGDTVQVMSGKEKGKRGKISRVYPEDFLLVVEGVNIKKRHRKPTKSGEKGQTIEKQNPIPSSKVQLVCSKCSKAVRIGYRVEGKTKIRICKKCGAEV from the coding sequence ATGAAACTCAAGAAAGGTGATACCGTTCAGGTTATGTCGGGAAAAGAAAAGGGAAAGCGTGGCAAGATTTCACGGGTGTATCCAGAAGACTTTCTTTTGGTGGTAGAGGGAGTGAACATTAAGAAGCGGCACCGCAAGCCAACCAAATCAGGGGAAAAAGGACAAACCATAGAAAAGCAGAATCCCATTCCTTCAAGCAAGGTACAACTGGTGTGTTCAAAGTGCAGCAAGGCAGTACGCATTGGCTACAGGGTGGAAGGGAAGACCAAGATTAGGATATGTAAGAAATGTGGCGCAGAAGTCTAA
- the rpsC gene encoding 30S ribosomal protein S3, with the protein MTHKVHPKIFRIRETKDWLSRWVDKRLYAKTLEEDFRIREFLQKKLKDASLESIEIERAASRITVIINSGRPGLIIGRGGSGIEIVKKALQKLVGVKDIRLEIREIKNPLESATLIAQNIAQQLEKRMPHRRVLKQIMQKIMANKEIQGAKLEVAGRLGGADIARREGLKEGRLPLQTMRSVVDYALVEARTTYGTIGVKVWLYKGEKFD; encoded by the coding sequence ATGACACATAAAGTACATCCCAAAATCTTTCGCATCAGGGAAACCAAGGACTGGCTTTCTCGTTGGGTTGACAAGAGATTGTATGCTAAAACCCTAGAGGAGGATTTTCGCATTCGAGAGTTCTTGCAAAAGAAACTGAAAGATGCTTCTTTGGAATCCATTGAGATTGAGCGGGCGGCTTCGCGCATCACGGTCATTATCAATTCAGGGAGACCAGGATTGATCATTGGAAGGGGAGGGTCTGGTATTGAGATTGTGAAAAAGGCGCTGCAAAAGCTTGTTGGAGTAAAAGACATTCGCTTGGAGATTCGAGAAATCAAGAACCCCTTAGAGTCAGCTACTCTGATAGCCCAGAACATTGCCCAGCAGTTAGAAAAGAGAATGCCGCACCGCAGGGTCTTAAAGCAGATCATGCAAAAGATTATGGCAAACAAAGAAATTCAGGGAGCTAAATTGGAGGTGGCGGGACGTTTGGGTGGAGCGGATATTGCCAGGCGAGAAGGATTAAAAGAGGGTCGCTTGCCTTTGCAGACCATGCGTTCTGTAGTAGATTATGCCTTAGTGGAGGCTAGAACCACGTATGGCACTATTGGGGTGAAGGTATGGCTGTACAAAGGAGAAAAATTTGACTAA
- the rpsS gene encoding 30S ribosomal protein S19, translated as MARSLKKGPYIDENLQNRLKNRKLGDKTVLKTWSRRATITPEMVGFIFGVHTGKDFVQVVVHEEMVGHKLGEFAATTKFSRHGGRMQKEIEQKAATGAAPAAAEKK; from the coding sequence ATGGCACGATCACTCAAGAAGGGCCCATACATTGACGAAAATCTTCAAAATCGGTTAAAAAACCGAAAACTGGGAGACAAGACCGTTTTAAAAACCTGGTCTAGGAGAGCCACCATTACTCCAGAAATGGTTGGGTTCATCTTTGGCGTGCATACGGGAAAAGACTTTGTGCAAGTTGTGGTACATGAAGAGATGGTGGGCCATAAACTGGGTGAGTTTGCAGCAACCACGAAATTTTCCCGTCATGGTGGAAGGATGCAAAAAGAAATAGAGCAAAAGGCGGCAACGGGCGCTGCTCCGGCCGCAGCAGAGAAGAAGTAA
- the rpsQ gene encoding 30S ribosomal protein S17 has protein sequence MPKRQLTGIVVSDKMQKTRVVQVERLKTHPKYKRRYRSHEKYKAHDEQSEYHTGDKVIIEEMRPMSKDKRWNIVKRVV, from the coding sequence ATGCCAAAAAGACAATTAACCGGCATTGTGGTTTCAGACAAGATGCAAAAGACTCGCGTGGTTCAGGTTGAGAGGTTAAAAACCCACCCAAAATACAAGAGGAGATACCGTTCTCATGAGAAGTATAAAGCGCATGATGAACAAAGCGAGTACCACACAGGCGATAAAGTGATTATTGAGGAGATGCGACCAATGAGCAAGGACAAGAGATGGAACATCGTGAAACGTGTAGTGTGA
- a CDS encoding 30S ribosomal protein S5: protein MPGKQRRQPQRRQPREKSEFDSKLVDLARVVRVSAGGRRFRFRAVVVAGDKKSRVGVGVAKGGDVAQAVEKATRKATKNLVHVPIVEETIPHEVEGHFGASHILLKPQRKGRGLVAGGVTRIIAEKAGIKNISAKTISKSRNKLNNALATLAAIRKLKVREVNEPKVAEEAENEKPEQETAK, encoded by the coding sequence ATGCCAGGAAAACAACGAAGACAGCCTCAGAGAAGGCAGCCGCGAGAGAAATCCGAGTTTGATTCAAAACTCGTGGATTTAGCTCGCGTTGTGCGTGTGTCAGCTGGCGGGAGGAGATTCCGTTTCCGTGCTGTGGTGGTGGCCGGAGACAAGAAATCTCGGGTTGGAGTTGGCGTTGCAAAGGGAGGTGATGTTGCCCAGGCAGTGGAAAAGGCAACCCGCAAAGCGACAAAGAACCTGGTGCATGTCCCAATTGTAGAGGAGACCATACCCCATGAGGTAGAAGGCCATTTTGGAGCTTCCCACATTCTGTTAAAGCCCCAGCGAAAGGGACGAGGACTAGTTGCAGGAGGGGTGACAAGAATTATTGCAGAGAAGGCCGGTATCAAGAACATTTCTGCAAAGACCATTTCAAAGAGCAGAAATAAGTTAAACAATGCTTTAGCAACCCTAGCTGCTATAAGAAAGCTTAAGGTAAGGGAAGTAAATGAACCCAAGGTTGCAGAGGAAGCTGAAAACGAGAAACCAGAACAAGAAACTGCAAAATAA
- a CDS encoding type Z 30S ribosomal protein S14 gives MAKKSQIERAKKKPKFASRVVRRCFRCGRKRGFMRDFGLCRICFREMANKGLIPGITKSSW, from the coding sequence ATGGCAAAAAAGTCACAGATTGAAAGAGCAAAAAAGAAGCCAAAGTTTGCCTCGCGCGTTGTGAGAAGATGTTTTCGATGTGGAAGAAAGAGAGGATTCATGCGAGACTTTGGGCTTTGTCGAATTTGTTTTCGGGAAATGGCGAACAAAGGATTAATACCTGGTATAACGAAATCTTCATGGTAG
- the rplV gene encoding 50S ribosomal protein L22, whose protein sequence is MKATAKLRYLRMAPRKVRMAVDLIRGKKVVEAQRLLQFAAKHSALPVLKTLNSAIASAKNNFEADVANLYISHIAVNEGPKLKRYRPRARGQAYEIQKKTSHLTIVVDEIEQGKTKKALPKSRLGTPNRDLGKTAKPSFRPVQETAKQKEPRGMQRMFRRKSI, encoded by the coding sequence ATGAAAGCAACGGCAAAACTGAGGTATTTAAGAATGGCACCTCGCAAGGTTCGCATGGCGGTTGACCTCATTCGGGGAAAGAAGGTTGTGGAAGCGCAACGCCTGCTTCAATTTGCCGCAAAACATTCTGCATTGCCGGTGTTAAAAACGCTAAACTCAGCTATTGCTTCCGCAAAGAACAATTTTGAGGCGGACGTGGCCAATTTATATATCTCCCATATTGCGGTAAACGAGGGACCAAAGTTAAAGCGATACCGCCCAAGGGCGCGGGGACAGGCCTACGAGATCCAGAAGAAGACTTCCCATCTTACCATTGTGGTAGATGAGATTGAGCAGGGTAAGACAAAGAAAGCCCTGCCTAAATCTCGTTTAGGAACTCCTAACCGAGATTTAGGCAAAACTGCAAAGCCAAGTTTTCGGCCAGTGCAGGAAACCGCAAAGCAAAAGGAACCGAGAGGAATGCAGAGAATGTTTAGAAGAAAAAGTATCTAA
- the rplW gene encoding 50S ribosomal protein L23 yields MPFSFLKKLKEIRKELDPRRSSTSQKGLHETRARAKQAVDSHPKEHEAAPQSAPVIKKKVKRAPSFPSVLLNPHITEKATLLGEKGQYVFRVQPQATKDAVKQSVEALYGVAVRNVRLIKKPAKKIRIGRREGVKQGLKKAVVQLKAGESIEVISR; encoded by the coding sequence ATGCCATTCAGCTTTTTAAAAAAGTTAAAAGAAATAAGGAAAGAATTAGACCCCAGGCGTTCTTCGACCTCTCAAAAAGGACTCCACGAGACACGTGCCCGCGCGAAACAAGCAGTTGACTCTCACCCAAAAGAACATGAAGCCGCTCCACAGTCAGCTCCTGTTATAAAAAAGAAGGTAAAGAGGGCACCTTCTTTCCCAAGTGTTTTGTTGAATCCACACATCACAGAAAAGGCAACCTTGCTGGGGGAGAAGGGGCAGTATGTGTTTCGGGTTCAACCACAGGCAACAAAAGACGCAGTGAAACAGTCGGTGGAAGCGCTGTATGGAGTTGCGGTTCGAAACGTTCGCTTGATAAAGAAGCCAGCAAAGAAGATTCGTATTGGCCGAAGAGAAGGCGTAAAACAAGGATTGAAAAAGGCAGTGGTTCAACTAAAAGCAGGAGAAAGCATTGAAGTTATTTCAAGATAG